A stretch of Leptolyngbya subtilissima AS-A7 DNA encodes these proteins:
- a CDS encoding cryptochrome/photolyase family protein yields MTIGVWVLGNQLWHNQAALASCEGKDASVLFIEAQTFAEARPYHKQKLVLVWSGMRHFADELKNAGWAVTYAIANDTETALRNWLKAEGITELRLMDATDHPFTAWLQGLDLSCKLVILDNNLFLWPAEDFNAWADKRKGLLMESFYREGRQRFDLLMTGDQPMGGQWNFDKDNRKPPKGKLNTPEPHWFEPDVTTQAVIDRVEKLEISTFGEATPFRWAVTREQALQVLDGFIAERLQTFGPYQDAMVTGEDTMWHALLSPYLNLGLLHPLEVVERAEAALAEHDLPLNSVEGFIRQVMGWREYMRGLYLHFDADYGDRNWFDHRQPLPEFFWTGEVEMNCLHQVIAQISRMGYAHHIQRLMILSNFSLIAGFTPQEVKDWFHAVFIDAYDWVMQTNVIGMGLFADGGLLASKPYASSANYVNKMSDYCKGCRYNPKQRTGEDACPFNFFYWDFLHRHRDKLQAQGRMSFILKNLDRMDSEELEVIHQQAQDWHKAHP; encoded by the coding sequence ATGACCATCGGGGTTTGGGTACTGGGCAATCAGCTCTGGCACAATCAGGCTGCACTAGCTAGCTGCGAGGGCAAAGACGCTTCGGTTCTATTCATAGAGGCTCAAACCTTTGCTGAGGCACGCCCTTACCACAAGCAAAAGCTGGTGCTGGTGTGGTCTGGCATGCGCCACTTTGCCGACGAATTAAAGAATGCGGGGTGGGCTGTTACCTACGCGATCGCCAACGACACCGAAACTGCCCTACGCAACTGGCTCAAAGCCGAGGGCATCACCGAACTGCGGCTGATGGACGCTACTGACCATCCGTTCACCGCTTGGTTGCAGGGGCTAGACCTGTCCTGCAAGCTAGTGATTCTCGACAACAACCTCTTTCTCTGGCCGGCTGAGGACTTCAACGCTTGGGCCGACAAGCGCAAGGGCCTGCTGATGGAGAGCTTTTACCGCGAAGGCCGCCAGCGCTTTGACCTGCTGATGACAGGCGACCAGCCGATGGGCGGCCAGTGGAACTTTGACAAAGACAACCGCAAGCCCCCTAAGGGCAAGCTCAACACCCCAGAGCCCCACTGGTTCGAGCCTGACGTCACCACCCAGGCTGTGATCGATAGGGTGGAAAAGCTAGAGATTTCGACCTTTGGCGAAGCTACTCCCTTTCGCTGGGCCGTCACCCGCGAGCAGGCCTTGCAAGTGCTGGATGGGTTTATTGCGGAGCGGCTCCAGACCTTTGGCCCTTACCAAGATGCGATGGTGACCGGCGAAGACACTATGTGGCATGCCCTGCTCTCGCCCTACCTGAACCTGGGCCTGCTGCATCCGTTAGAAGTGGTAGAGCGGGCCGAGGCGGCGCTGGCTGAGCATGACCTGCCGCTCAATAGCGTGGAGGGCTTTATTCGTCAGGTAATGGGCTGGCGAGAGTACATGCGCGGTCTGTATTTGCACTTTGATGCTGATTATGGCGATCGCAACTGGTTTGACCACCGCCAGCCGCTGCCCGAGTTTTTCTGGACTGGCGAGGTAGAGATGAACTGTCTGCACCAGGTAATTGCTCAGATTAGCCGCATGGGCTACGCCCACCACATTCAGCGGCTGATGATTCTCAGCAACTTTTCGCTGATTGCTGGGTTTACGCCCCAGGAGGTCAAAGACTGGTTTCACGCGGTGTTTATCGACGCCTACGACTGGGTGATGCAGACCAACGTGATTGGTATGGGTCTGTTTGCAGACGGGGGGCTGCTGGCTTCTAAGCCCTACGCTTCGTCGGCAAACTATGTGAACAAGATGAGCGACTACTGCAAAGGCTGCCGCTACAACCCCAAACAACGCACCGGGGAAGACGCCTGCCCGTTTAACTTCTTTTACTGGGATTTTCTCCATCGCCACCGCGACAAGCTGCAAGCCCAGGGCCGCATGAGCTTCATTCTCAAAAACCTGGACCGGATGGATAGCGAGGAGCTAGAGGTAATCCACCAGCAGGCCCAGGATTGGCATAAGGCCCACCCGTAA
- a CDS encoding 16S rRNA (uracil(1498)-N(3))-methyltransferase, translating into MQRLMVEPDQVVADQLCLSSSQQHYLYRVLRLGTGQQFVALDGQGQQWIATLTAKPDMAAIAPLSLPSSSNQAPVTLAIALPKGSGFDDVVRQTTELGVSTLQPVISDRTLHQPNPKKLDRWQRIAAEATEQSERLLLPQILPPLPWRNYLKQVSEGSRWICVARGDAPHLLTVAQASDPTRPAVIATGPEGGWTEAEVEGAIAAGFQPVSLGPHILRAVTAPLAALTLVMAAHAQRKLEDI; encoded by the coding sequence GTGCAGCGATTAATGGTTGAGCCTGATCAGGTGGTAGCTGACCAGCTTTGTCTGAGCAGCAGCCAGCAGCACTATCTGTATCGAGTGCTGCGACTGGGGACTGGGCAGCAGTTTGTGGCCCTCGACGGCCAGGGGCAGCAGTGGATTGCTACTTTGACTGCAAAGCCAGATATGGCGGCGATCGCTCCCCTCTCTCTGCCATCCTCATCTAACCAAGCTCCGGTTACCCTGGCGATCGCCCTACCCAAGGGCAGCGGCTTCGACGATGTCGTGCGCCAGACCACCGAGCTGGGGGTGAGCACATTACAGCCGGTGATTAGCGATCGCACCCTGCATCAGCCCAACCCCAAAAAGCTCGATCGCTGGCAGCGCATCGCCGCCGAAGCCACCGAACAGTCGGAACGGCTGCTGCTGCCCCAAATTTTGCCCCCTTTGCCATGGCGGAATTATCTCAAGCAGGTGAGCGAGGGCAGCCGCTGGATCTGCGTGGCTCGGGGCGATGCCCCTCACCTGCTAACGGTGGCTCAAGCGAGCGATCCCACCCGCCCTGCCGTGATTGCCACTGGGCCAGAGGGGGGCTGGACAGAGGCTGAGGTAGAGGGGGCGATCGCCGCCGGTTTTCAGCCGGTTTCACTAGGGCCTCACATTCTACGGGCCGTCACAGCTCCTTTAGCAGCTCTCACTTTGGTTATGGCGGCCCACGCCCAACGCAAACTTGAAGACATCTAA
- a CDS encoding Fur family transcriptional regulator, translated as MAAYTPSALKAELNERGWRMTPQRETMLKTFQNLPESTHLSAEDLCDLLEKEGEPISLSTIYRNLKLMARMGILRELELAEGQKRYEINQPAPHHHHHLICVRCNKTIEFKNDSVLKVGSKTADRSGYHILDCQLLIHGICPSCQRSIVPI; from the coding sequence ATGGCTGCTTACACTCCATCAGCCCTTAAAGCCGAACTCAACGAGCGCGGCTGGCGCATGACTCCCCAGCGAGAGACCATGCTCAAAACTTTTCAAAATTTGCCTGAGAGCACTCACCTCAGTGCCGAAGATCTGTGTGACCTGCTGGAGAAAGAAGGCGAACCCATCAGCCTCTCCACCATTTACCGCAACCTCAAGCTAATGGCGCGCATGGGTATCTTGCGCGAGCTAGAGCTGGCCGAGGGCCAAAAACGCTACGAGATTAACCAGCCTGCCCCCCACCACCACCACCACCTGATTTGCGTGCGGTGCAACAAGACCATCGAGTTCAAAAATGACTCGGTGCTTAAGGTAGGGTCTAAAACTGCCGATCGCTCCGGCTACCACATTTTGGATTGCCAGCTGCTGATTCACGGCATCTGCCCCAGCTGCCAGCGATCAATTGTGCCGATTTAA